One Mycolicibacterium sp. ND9-15 genomic window, TACCTCGTACGGCACGTCGAAGTAACCGTCCCGCCGATGCGACGCTGCCCATCACCGCGACACTAGTTCTTCGCGGCACCGATTCTCTAGGGCTGATCCGTGCCGGCTGACCGGCAGTTTGCTGACATGGCCCGCGGCTGTCACTCCCGATGGAAGGTGTCGGAGGACGTAGGTGACGTGTGGCACAATTTGACCGTGCCGCATACGGCGAAAAGAGGTCCTGGCCGCCCCCCCGCAGCGAAGGCCGCCGAGACGCGGGAGCGCATCATAGGAGCCGCTCGCGCAGTTTTCAGCGAACTCGGCTACGACGCTGCCACGTTCCAGGCGATCGCGATCCGCGCGGATCTGACGCGGCCGGCGATCAACCACTATTTCGCGAACAAACAAGTGTTGTGGCGGGAAGTCGTCGAGCAGACCAACGCCGCGATAGTTAGCGCGGGCCGGGCGCGTGCCGAAGGCGAGACGGCCTTCCTCGCCAGGTTGTCCGCGTACTTCACCGCGGCGATGCAGGCGGATTCCGAAGATCGTTCGGCGGCAGCATTTCTGGTGACGTCGGTGCTGGAGGCCCAGCGCCATCCGGAGCTCGGCGACGAGAAGCACGACTCGCTCAAGCACTCCCGCGACTTCGTGGCGTGGGCCGTCAACGAAGCGGTCGAGCGCGGTGAACTCGCCACCGAGACCGAGGTCGACTCGCTCGTCGAGATGCTTGTCGCGGTGATGTGGGGGATGGGCTTCTATGCGGGCTTCGTCGGCAGCCACGAGGGGCTCAAAGCAGTGGTGCGGCAGTTCGAGCTGGTGATCGGTAGCAACCTCGGGCGACTGCGGTCCTGAACAGCTCCGATAGCTAGCCTAAGTTCTTCGGCTAGGATGGTTCCCGTGAGTTCGTTGCGCACCGAAGATGACACCTGGGACATCGCGACCAGCGTCGGTTCGACCGCCGTCATGGTGGCTGCCGCCCGCGCCGCCGAGACCGAGCGGGACGACGCGCTGATTCGTGATCCGTTCGCCAAACTGCTGGTCGCGGGGGCCGGTGGGGGCGTCTGGGACGTCATGCTCGACCCCGAAGTCGGCGCGAAGGTCGCCGAGGCCGATCCCGACGTCGCCGCGATCTTCGAGCACATGGGCAACTACCAGGCCGTGCGCACACATTTCTTCGACGCCTACTTCGCCGCCGCCTCGGCCGCCGGCATTCGGCAGATCGTCATCCTCGCCTCCGGGCTCGACTCTCGCGCGTACCGCCTGCGGTGGCCGGCGGGCACGACGGTGTACGAGATCGATCAGCCCCAGGTGCTGCAGTACAAGGCCACCCGGCTGGCCGAACGCGGCGCGCCGCCGACGGCCGACCGTATCGCGGTGGCCGTCGACCTGCGCCACGACTGGCCGGCGGCGCTGCGGGAGGCCGGTTTCGATCCCGGTTCGCCGACCGCCTGGCTGGCCGAAGGCCTGTTGATGTATCTGCCCGCCGACGCCCAGGACCGACTCTTCGAGCAGATCACCGCGCTCAGTACATCGGGCAGTCGCGTGTCGGTGGAGACGGTCGGGGTGCAGGCCGAGGAACGTCGCGCGCAGATGCGGGAACGGTTCGAGCGCGTCCGCGCGCAGTTCGGGATGGAGGACTCCGTCGACGTCGCGGAGCTGATGTACAACGACCCGGACCGCGCGGACGTCGCCGAGTGGCTCGACGCGCACGGCTGGCGACCGAGTGCGGTGGCCTCACAGCAAGAGATGCGCCGCCTGGGACGCTGGGTGCTGCCGGCCGAGTACTCGAACGACGGCGGCTTCTCGGAGTTCGTCATCGCGGAGAAGGACTGAGATCTAACCGCGACTGACCGCGTTTGTACGTTGACTCACGGCGTGTCGAGATACAGACACGGTCACTCGCGGAAGTCAAGGTGCCGAACCGGAGGTCAGGCCTTCTGGGCCCAACCGGTTGGTTAGGATCGAGGCATCCTCGGGTCAGGAAGGACTCCCACCATGACCACCGATGCCAGCACCGATACCACCACCGATATCGCCGAACCGTCGCAAGGCGCCGAAGACATCCCGCGCGTCGTCCGCCGACTGCGCGACACCTTCAATAGCGGACGCACCAAGAGCATCGACTGGCGCAGACAGCAGCTGAAAGCGATGGAGCGGCTAGTCGTCGAGAACGAGCAGGCGATCGCCGCCGCACTCGAGCAGGATCTCGGCCGCAAACCGTTCGAGGCCTGGTTGGCCGACATCGCCAGCGTCGCCGGTGAGGCCAAGGACGCCGCCAAGAACGTGCGCAAGTGGGCGCGCCGGCGCTACCGGATGCTCGAGATGTCGCAGCTGCCCGGCCTCGGCTGGATCGAATACGAGCCGTTCGGCACCGTGCTGATCATCGGCGCGTGGAATTTCCCGTTCGCGTTGACGCTGGGGCCCGCCGTCGGTGCGATCGCCGCCGGCAACACCGTGGTCCTCAAGCCGTCCGAGGTGGCGCCGGCGTCGTCGGCGCTGATGGCGCAGTTGGTGCCGAAGTACCTCGACAGCGATGCGGTCGCGGTGGTCGAGGGCGACGGCAGCGTCAGCCAGGAACTGATCGCGCAGGGCTTCGACTACCTGCTGTACACCGGCGGTACGGAGATCGGGCGCAAGGTCTACGAGGGGGCGGCCCCGCATCTGACCCCCGTCACGCTGGAACTCGGTGGTAAGAGCCCGGTGATCGTCGCCGCCGACGCCGACATCGATGTCGCGGCCAAGCGCATCGCGTGGACGAAGCTGATCAACTCCGGCCAGATCTGCATCGCGCCCGACTACGTGTTGGCCGACGCGAAGATCCGCGACCAGTTGGTCGGCAAGATCGCCGAGGCCATCTCGACATACGAGGTCGACCACCCCCAGGGGATGCGGATCGTCAACCAGCGCCACTACGACCGGCTGACCGCGGCGCTGGCGGCGACCAAGGGCGACGTCGCAGTCGGAGGCAAGTCCGAGGCGAAGGACATGCACCTCCACCCCACTGTCGTCGTCGACCCCGATCCGGCCGAACCGCTGATGACCGACGAGATCTTCGGGCCGATCCTGCCGGTCATCACGGTCCAATCCCTCGATGATGCAATCACTTTCGTGAACTCTCGACCCAAGCCGCTGGCGGCCTACCTGTTCACCAAGACCAAGAGTATCCGTGAACGGGTGGTCAAGGAGATCCCCGCGGGCGGCATGGTGGTCAACCACCTGCTGTTCCACTTCGCGACCAGCAAGCTGCCGTTCGGCGGCGTCGGCCCGTCCGGTATGGGCGCCTACCACGGCAAGTTCGGCTTCGAGACGTTCAGCCACCGCAAGACCGTGATGACCAAGCCGACCCGACCCGACATCGGCGCCTTCATCTATCCCCCGTATACAGAGAAGGCATTCAAGCTCGCCAGACGGTTGTTCTAGAAAGGAACCCCATGCCAGGAGTGCAGGATCGCGTCATCGTCGTCACCGGAGCCGGCGGCGGACTGGGGCGCGAGTACGCGTTGACGCTCGCCAAGGAGGGCGCCAGCGTCGTCGTCAACGACCTCGGCGGTTCGCGTGACGGCACCGGTGCCGGGCACAACATGGCCGATGAGGTCGTCAAGGAGATCAAAAACGCGGGCGGCCGCGCGGTGGCGAACTACGACAGCGTCGCCGAGCCCGAGGGCGCCGAGAACATCATCAAGACCGCGCTCGACGAGTTCGGCAAGGTCGACGGCGTGGTCTCCAACGCGGGCATCCTGCGCGACGGCACGTTCCACAAGATGGAGTTCGCCAATTGGGACGCCGTGCTGAAGGTGCACCTGTACGGCGGCTACAACGTGATCCGCGCGGCGTGGCCGCACTTCCGGGAGAACAACTTCGGCCGGGTCGTCGTCGCGACGTCGACCAGCGGTCTGTTCGGCAACTTCGGTCAGGCCAACTACGGCGCCGCCAAACTCGGCCTCGTCGGGCTGATCAACACGTTGGCGCAGGAGGGCGCGAAGTACAACATCAAGACCAACGCGGTCGCGCCGATCGCGGCGACCCGGATGACGCAGGACATTCTGCCGCCGGAGGTCTTCGAGAAGCTGACGCCGGAATATGTTGCGCCCGTGGTGGCCTACTTGATGACCGAGGAACTGCCGGACACGGCTTCGGTTTTCATCGTCGGTGGCGGCAAGGTGCAGCGCACGGCACTGTTCCAGAATGAGGGCGTCACCTTCTCCGAGGTTCCGTCGGTCGACGACATCGCCGCCAAGTGGGGCGAGATCACCGATCTGTCGGCGGCTCAGCGCGCCACCTTCAGCCTCGGCTGAGTCCTGGATGAAAGCGCTTGTCGCGCAGGAGCTCACCGGACCGGCCGGACTGGTCTACACCGACCTGAAAGACCCTGCCGACGTCGCCGGCGACGACGCCGTCGTGGTCGACGTCGGTGCCGCCGGGGTGAGCTTCCCCGATCTGTTGCTGCTGCGCGGCGAGTACCAACTGCGACTCGATCCGCCGTTCGTCCCCGGCATGGAGGTCGCCGGGGTGGTGCGGTCGGCGCCGTACGAGTCGGAGTTCAAAGCCGGTCAACGGGTGACCGCGCTGTCGGCGCTCGGGGCGTGGGCGCAGCGGGTGGCGGTCACACCGGACAACTTGATGCCCACTCCGGACGACCTGAGCGACGCGGAATCCGTTGCACTGCTGGGCAACTACCAGACGATGTACTTCGCATTGGCCAAGCGCGGTGCGCTGCGGCCCGGTGAGACGGTGCTGGTACTCGGGTCGGCGGGCGGAGTGGGCACCGCCGCGGTGCAGATCGCGAAAGCGTTGGGCGCCAGGGTGATCGCGATGGTGCACAGACCGCATGCCATCGAGTTCGTCGAGTCGCTGGGCGCCGATGTGGTGCTGCCACTGACCGAGGGCTGGTTGAAGGCCGTGCAGGAGGCGACGGACGGCCGCGGCGTCGATCTGGTGGTCGATCCGATCGGCGGTGACGCGTTCGACGACGCGATCCGTGCGCTCGCAGTGGAGGGCCGGCTGTTGGTCATCGGCTTTGCGGCGGGCGGGATTCCGACCGTCAAGGTGAACCGGCTACTGCTACGCAACGTCGCGGTCATCGGGGTCGGCTACGGCGAATACGTCAACCGCCGGCCGGGATCGCAGTCGGTGTTCGAGTTCGGCGTCGCGCAACTGGTCAAAGCCGGCCTGCGGCCACCGCCCCCGATGCGCTTCCCGCTGGCCGAGGGCGCAAAGGCCCTGCAGACCCTGGCCGACGGCGGCGTGCTCGGCAAGGTCGTGCTGGAGCCGTAAGTGCCGAAAGCACTGGCGTTCGACGTCTTCGGCACCGTGGTCGACTGGCGCTCGAGCATCATCCGCGAGCTCGAGCAGTTCGGCCGTACCCATGGCGTGGCGGCGGATTGGGCCGCGTTCGCCGATGACTGGCGCGCCGGCTACCCACCCGCGATGGACCGGG contains:
- a CDS encoding TetR/AcrR family transcriptional regulator; this encodes MPHTAKRGPGRPPAAKAAETRERIIGAARAVFSELGYDAATFQAIAIRADLTRPAINHYFANKQVLWREVVEQTNAAIVSAGRARAEGETAFLARLSAYFTAAMQADSEDRSAAAFLVTSVLEAQRHPELGDEKHDSLKHSRDFVAWAVNEAVERGELATETEVDSLVEMLVAVMWGMGFYAGFVGSHEGLKAVVRQFELVIGSNLGRLRS
- a CDS encoding class I SAM-dependent methyltransferase — translated: MSSLRTEDDTWDIATSVGSTAVMVAAARAAETERDDALIRDPFAKLLVAGAGGGVWDVMLDPEVGAKVAEADPDVAAIFEHMGNYQAVRTHFFDAYFAAASAAGIRQIVILASGLDSRAYRLRWPAGTTVYEIDQPQVLQYKATRLAERGAPPTADRIAVAVDLRHDWPAALREAGFDPGSPTAWLAEGLLMYLPADAQDRLFEQITALSTSGSRVSVETVGVQAEERRAQMRERFERVRAQFGMEDSVDVAELMYNDPDRADVAEWLDAHGWRPSAVASQQEMRRLGRWVLPAEYSNDGGFSEFVIAEKD
- a CDS encoding aldehyde dehydrogenase family protein is translated as MTTDASTDTTTDIAEPSQGAEDIPRVVRRLRDTFNSGRTKSIDWRRQQLKAMERLVVENEQAIAAALEQDLGRKPFEAWLADIASVAGEAKDAAKNVRKWARRRYRMLEMSQLPGLGWIEYEPFGTVLIIGAWNFPFALTLGPAVGAIAAGNTVVLKPSEVAPASSALMAQLVPKYLDSDAVAVVEGDGSVSQELIAQGFDYLLYTGGTEIGRKVYEGAAPHLTPVTLELGGKSPVIVAADADIDVAAKRIAWTKLINSGQICIAPDYVLADAKIRDQLVGKIAEAISTYEVDHPQGMRIVNQRHYDRLTAALAATKGDVAVGGKSEAKDMHLHPTVVVDPDPAEPLMTDEIFGPILPVITVQSLDDAITFVNSRPKPLAAYLFTKTKSIRERVVKEIPAGGMVVNHLLFHFATSKLPFGGVGPSGMGAYHGKFGFETFSHRKTVMTKPTRPDIGAFIYPPYTEKAFKLARRLF
- a CDS encoding SDR family oxidoreductase; translated protein: MPGVQDRVIVVTGAGGGLGREYALTLAKEGASVVVNDLGGSRDGTGAGHNMADEVVKEIKNAGGRAVANYDSVAEPEGAENIIKTALDEFGKVDGVVSNAGILRDGTFHKMEFANWDAVLKVHLYGGYNVIRAAWPHFRENNFGRVVVATSTSGLFGNFGQANYGAAKLGLVGLINTLAQEGAKYNIKTNAVAPIAATRMTQDILPPEVFEKLTPEYVAPVVAYLMTEELPDTASVFIVGGGKVQRTALFQNEGVTFSEVPSVDDIAAKWGEITDLSAAQRATFSLG
- a CDS encoding NADPH:quinone oxidoreductase family protein, producing MKALVAQELTGPAGLVYTDLKDPADVAGDDAVVVDVGAAGVSFPDLLLLRGEYQLRLDPPFVPGMEVAGVVRSAPYESEFKAGQRVTALSALGAWAQRVAVTPDNLMPTPDDLSDAESVALLGNYQTMYFALAKRGALRPGETVLVLGSAGGVGTAAVQIAKALGARVIAMVHRPHAIEFVESLGADVVLPLTEGWLKAVQEATDGRGVDLVVDPIGGDAFDDAIRALAVEGRLLVIGFAAGGIPTVKVNRLLLRNVAVIGVGYGEYVNRRPGSQSVFEFGVAQLVKAGLRPPPPMRFPLAEGAKALQTLADGGVLGKVVLEP